In the Flavobacterium pallidum genome, one interval contains:
- a CDS encoding glycoside hydrolase family protein, giving the protein MWLKRGVVMHVDNDNEWMVSHACVPTAIQINPETIRVYYAPRNQSGKSIPTYFDVSSKDPSKLLYKHDKAILDLGALGTFDDDGIMPCSAVRISENCIYLYYVGWNPSVSVPYRNAIGLAISHDNGDTFTKAFQGAIVERNRNEPFFTASPFVLKEDNVWHLWYASSTGFVIVDDKPEPLYEIKYAFSHDGIDWNRPNITCIAPSKQYECTARPTVIKEDGVYKMWFTYRGSVDYRGGKESYRIGYAESKDAVHWERMDSRAGIGLSEEGWDAAMQTYPSVINVGSKKYLFYNGNGFGKTGIGLAEWIV; this is encoded by the coding sequence ATGTGGTTGAAAAGAGGCGTAGTGATGCATGTGGATAACGACAATGAATGGATGGTGTCTCATGCCTGTGTTCCTACAGCCATTCAGATTAATCCTGAAACAATCAGGGTTTATTATGCTCCCCGGAACCAATCCGGAAAAAGTATTCCGACCTATTTTGACGTAAGCAGCAAGGACCCTTCGAAATTGCTTTACAAACACGACAAAGCCATCCTGGACTTAGGTGCGCTCGGGACATTTGATGACGATGGCATCATGCCCTGCTCGGCAGTACGCATTTCTGAAAACTGTATTTACCTGTATTATGTGGGCTGGAATCCAAGCGTTTCAGTGCCATACAGGAATGCCATCGGATTGGCCATAAGCCACGACAATGGAGACACGTTTACCAAAGCTTTTCAGGGAGCCATAGTAGAGCGCAATAGGAATGAACCTTTTTTTACGGCTTCGCCATTCGTATTAAAAGAAGATAATGTATGGCATTTATGGTACGCCTCAAGTACGGGATTTGTAATTGTTGACGATAAACCTGAACCCTTATACGAAATCAAGTATGCTTTTTCTCATGACGGTATAGATTGGAACCGCCCAAATATTACATGTATAGCGCCTTCGAAACAATATGAATGTACGGCCAGGCCCACTGTGATTAAGGAAGATGGTGTGTACAAGATGTGGTTCACTTACAGAGGTTCAGTGGACTACAGAGGCGGAAAGGAAAGCTACAGGATTGGGTATGCAGAATCAAAGGACGCCGTACATTGGGAAAGAATGGATTCGCGGGCAGGAATTGGCCTGTCTGAGGAAGGCTGGGATGCTGCAATGCAGACGTACCCTTCTGTGATCAATGTGGGCAGTAAGAAATATTTGTTCTATAATGGCAACGGATTCGGGAAAACCGGAATAGGATTAGCAGAATGGATCGTATGA
- a CDS encoding acetyltransferase, protein MEKIIIFGVSQLASLAHFYFEHDSPHEVVAFTLDKEYITENEFRGLPVIAFDEIEGLYPPSQYKMFLPISFKQMNFLRKRKYEQAKQKGYQCVSYISSKATTWPDLDVGENCFIFEDNTIQPFVKIGNNCVLWSGNHIGHHTEIRDHVFITSQVVISGCCIIEENAFFGVNATIRDETTIGKGTLVGMGANITKDTPEYSIWIGAKSAMREDKSIDIDSISHKTKG, encoded by the coding sequence ATGGAAAAAATTATAATTTTTGGCGTAAGCCAGCTTGCGAGCCTCGCACATTTTTACTTTGAGCACGATTCTCCCCATGAGGTTGTTGCTTTTACGCTGGATAAAGAGTACATCACCGAAAATGAATTCAGGGGCCTTCCCGTAATAGCATTTGACGAAATTGAGGGGCTGTATCCGCCATCACAATACAAAATGTTTTTACCCATCAGTTTCAAACAGATGAATTTCCTTCGCAAACGGAAATATGAGCAAGCCAAACAAAAAGGTTACCAGTGCGTGAGTTATATTTCTTCAAAAGCAACGACTTGGCCCGATCTCGATGTAGGGGAGAACTGCTTCATTTTTGAAGACAATACCATACAGCCGTTTGTGAAAATCGGCAATAATTGTGTGCTTTGGAGCGGCAATCATATAGGGCACCACACTGAAATCAGGGACCATGTATTTATCACTTCCCAGGTCGTAATTTCGGGTTGCTGCATTATTGAGGAAAACGCTTTTTTCGGCGTTAACGCAACGATACGCGATGAAACCACAATTGGTAAAGGCACACTGGTGGGCATGGGCGCAAACATTACTAAAGACACGCCCGAATATAGCATATGGATTGGTGCAAAGTCGGCTATGCGTGAAGATAAAAGTATCGATATAGACAGTATTTCCCATAAAACCAAAGGATGA